Proteins from one Lacrimispora sphenoides genomic window:
- a CDS encoding ABC transporter ATP-binding protein, protein MAVNSSRIDEDHKEVFKKDTLLRLYRYLLDFKKEIVIVLFIMAGTIAISMSAPLMMEYAINSCVAKKDMTGLLWLGSGAIVLFLLFLAGTKMRMRLMADVSNRVLLNIREELYKHIQTLGFGFFDSRPTGKILARIIGDVNALKDVLSDSVTQLIPDLITVVCVAVIMLIKNYRLAMAALLTLPILAVGMFLIETTVHRRWQIYRKKTSNLNAYVHEDLSGIRIIQSFAAEPETKEVFHDLVNQHYKSFMDAVIVADGFGPLVEVTWGLGGFLLYFIGIRIVGVENIGIGTFLAFSTYIAMFWSPIRNLANFYNKLTTNISAAERIFDIIDTEAEITDQEGAEILPEIKGEVVFEHVSFAYGDEPDRLILDDVNFSVKPGETIALVGPTGAGKTTIVNLISRFYETTGGKIFVDGHEIKEVTLNSLRSQMGIMTQDNFLFSGTIRDNIKYGRLDASDTEVTEAAKAVNAHEFIMKLENGYDTVISERGAGLSIGQRQLLAFARTMVSMPGILILDEATSSIDTHTELLVQQGIDALLRGRTSFVIAHRLSTIRKADRIFVIDQGNIMEAGSHEELMELKGAYYKLYQSQFS, encoded by the coding sequence ATGGCAGTCAATTCAAGCAGAATAGATGAAGATCACAAGGAAGTTTTTAAAAAGGATACCCTGCTTCGCCTGTACCGATATCTCCTGGATTTTAAAAAGGAGATCGTCATCGTTCTTTTTATCATGGCTGGAACCATAGCCATCAGTATGTCAGCACCCCTTATGATGGAATATGCCATCAATTCCTGTGTGGCTAAAAAGGATATGACAGGCCTTTTATGGCTGGGATCTGGTGCAATCGTGCTATTCCTTTTATTCCTTGCAGGCACCAAGATGCGTATGCGCCTTATGGCGGACGTATCAAACCGTGTGCTTTTGAATATCAGGGAAGAGCTTTATAAGCATATTCAGACTCTTGGTTTTGGCTTTTTTGACAGCCGGCCAACGGGAAAGATACTTGCAAGAATTATTGGAGATGTGAATGCTTTAAAGGATGTGTTATCAGACAGTGTGACTCAGCTGATACCGGATCTGATTACGGTCGTCTGTGTGGCGGTCATCATGCTGATAAAGAATTACCGCTTGGCGATGGCGGCACTGCTGACGCTTCCTATATTGGCTGTGGGCATGTTTCTGATTGAGACCACGGTTCATAGAAGGTGGCAGATCTACCGTAAAAAAACATCAAATTTAAATGCTTATGTACATGAAGATTTATCCGGGATCCGGATCATACAGAGCTTTGCGGCAGAACCAGAGACAAAAGAGGTATTTCATGACCTGGTTAACCAGCATTATAAATCCTTCATGGATGCGGTTATTGTAGCGGATGGCTTCGGCCCGCTTGTAGAAGTAACCTGGGGACTGGGTGGTTTCCTGCTGTATTTTATAGGAATCCGGATTGTTGGAGTGGAGAATATCGGAATCGGTACATTTCTTGCGTTTTCAACCTATATCGCTATGTTCTGGAGCCCGATTCGGAATCTGGCTAACTTTTATAATAAACTGACCACCAATATTTCCGCAGCAGAACGTATTTTTGATATCATTGATACGGAAGCGGAAATTACTGATCAGGAGGGAGCAGAGATCTTACCGGAAATTAAGGGTGAGGTGGTCTTTGAGCACGTATCCTTTGCTTATGGAGATGAGCCGGACCGGCTGATTCTTGATGACGTTAATTTTTCCGTTAAGCCTGGAGAAACCATTGCGTTAGTAGGACCAACAGGCGCAGGAAAGACCACCATTGTAAATCTGATCAGCCGTTTTTACGAAACAACCGGCGGAAAGATATTTGTTGACGGACACGAAATAAAAGAAGTGACTTTAAATAGCTTAAGGAGTCAGATGGGAATCATGACCCAGGATAATTTCCTGTTCTCCGGAACCATACGGGACAATATCAAATACGGACGTCTGGATGCGTCTGATACCGAGGTGACAGAGGCAGCTAAAGCAGTCAATGCCCATGAATTTATCATGAAGCTGGAAAACGGATATGATACGGTAATCAGCGAGAGAGGGGCAGGCCTTTCCATCGGACAGAGGCAGCTTCTGGCGTTTGCAAGAACCATGGTTTCAATGCCTGGGATTTTGATCCTTGATGAGGCTACTTCCAGCATTGACACCCATACCGAGCTTTTGGTACAGCAGGGAATCGATGCACTTCTGCGGGGCAGGACTTCCTTTGTCATTGCACACCGCCTTTCTACGATCCGCAAGGCTGACCGTATATTTGTTATTGACCAGGGAAATATCATGGAGGCCGGAAGCCATGAGGAACTCATGGAACTAAAAGGCGCCTACTATAAACTCTACCAGAGCCAGTTTTCCTAG
- a CDS encoding ABC transporter ATP-binding protein, with protein MKNLWKYGKKYSFLYALAIVAMVVSILLDATAPQITKHIIDDVIVGGEMQILMRLLLGLVGIGLGRAVLQYTKEFIFDYAASGIGCNLRKDLFDHIQTLSMGYFDSHNTGELMARIKDDAERIWNAFGFVGMLVLECSIHTVIVIVCMYRLSPSLTLIPLVILPLIAWYAVKMENGLGEVYDKISEQTAELNTVAQENLAGVRTVKAFAREGYEIEKFRKHNKRYYDLNMKQAKLIVRYQPNISFLSKVLLMAVIVVGGILVINDKMTIGDLGAFSEYANNIIWPMEMVGWLSNDIAAAVASNKKIKKIMEEQPVIRNPENPVLPESIQGELVFQHVDFELDGKSILSDIDFTLTKGKTLGIMGVTGSGKSSIVNLIERFYDVTKGEILLDGINVKNLPLAFLRGQVSVVMQDVFLFSDSITENIKTGNKDATEWESVQQASISAGAHGFVQKLSEQYDTVIGERGVGLSGGQKQRISIARAIAKETPLLILDDSTSALDMETEKEIEAHLTELKDSSKIIIAHRISAVRRADEILILDEGRIVERGTHVELMEMRGQYYKTYQVQYGEEEMKWQSIQAE; from the coding sequence ATGAAAAATCTATGGAAGTATGGAAAGAAGTACAGTTTTCTGTATGCTTTGGCGATTGTGGCTATGGTCGTCAGCATCCTTTTGGATGCAACGGCTCCCCAGATCACAAAGCATATTATTGACGATGTTATTGTGGGAGGAGAGATGCAGATTCTTATGAGGCTGCTTTTGGGGCTTGTGGGAATTGGACTTGGAAGAGCGGTACTTCAGTACACAAAGGAATTTATATTTGACTATGCCGCATCCGGGATCGGCTGCAATTTAAGGAAGGATTTATTTGACCACATCCAGACCCTGTCCATGGGGTATTTTGACAGCCATAATACAGGAGAATTGATGGCCAGAATCAAGGATGATGCGGAACGAATCTGGAACGCTTTCGGATTTGTGGGAATGCTGGTGTTAGAATGTTCCATTCACACGGTTATTGTTATTGTCTGTATGTACCGTCTAAGTCCCAGCCTTACTCTGATTCCGCTGGTAATTCTCCCTCTGATCGCCTGGTATGCGGTTAAAATGGAAAACGGTTTGGGAGAGGTTTACGATAAGATCAGTGAGCAGACCGCCGAATTAAATACGGTTGCACAGGAGAATCTGGCCGGGGTCCGTACCGTTAAAGCCTTTGCCAGAGAAGGTTACGAGATCGAGAAATTCAGGAAACACAATAAGCGGTATTACGATTTAAACATGAAGCAGGCCAAACTGATCGTCCGCTACCAGCCTAACATCTCCTTTTTGTCTAAGGTTCTTTTAATGGCAGTTATTGTTGTAGGCGGTATTTTGGTCATTAACGATAAGATGACCATTGGAGATCTGGGGGCATTTTCCGAGTATGCCAATAACATTATCTGGCCGATGGAAATGGTGGGCTGGCTCAGTAATGATATTGCAGCAGCGGTGGCTTCCAACAAAAAGATCAAAAAGATCATGGAGGAGCAGCCGGTCATCCGCAATCCAGAGAATCCGGTCCTGCCGGAGTCGATCCAGGGAGAACTGGTCTTTCAGCATGTAGACTTTGAACTGGATGGAAAGAGTATTTTGAGTGACATTGATTTTACCTTAACAAAGGGAAAAACCCTTGGCATCATGGGGGTCACCGGTTCCGGTAAAAGTTCCATTGTCAATTTGATCGAGCGCTTCTATGACGTAACAAAGGGAGAAATCCTTTTAGACGGGATCAATGTAAAGAATCTGCCCTTAGCATTTCTAAGGGGTCAGGTATCGGTGGTCATGCAGGATGTATTCCTCTTTTCAGACAGTATTACGGAAAACATTAAGACTGGAAATAAGGATGCGACGGAATGGGAAAGCGTGCAGCAAGCTTCCATTTCTGCAGGAGCCCACGGCTTCGTTCAGAAGCTTTCCGAGCAGTATGATACGGTAATCGGGGAGCGGGGAGTCGGGCTTTCCGGGGGACAGAAGCAGAGGATCAGCATAGCCAGAGCCATTGCAAAAGAAACGCCTCTGTTAATCCTTGATGATTCCACCTCAGCTCTTGATATGGAGACAGAGAAAGAGATCGAGGCCCATCTTACAGAATTAAAGGACAGTTCGAAAATCATTATCGCCCACCGCATTTCTGCAGTGCGCCGTGCCGATGAGATCCTGATCTTAGATGAAGGACGGATCGTGGAACGGGGAACCCATGTGGAGCTTATGGAAATGCGTGGACAGTATTATAAAACCTATCAGGTACAGTATGGAGAGGAGGAGATGAAATGGCAGTCAATTCAAGCAGAATAG